The proteins below are encoded in one region of Levilactobacillus namurensis:
- a CDS encoding amidase, which produces MTVTDWVGTPALTWARRIREGAVTSQELITAAFAEIDRQNPELNAVITTRKAQAMAEAAAQTDTGQPFLGVPLLLKGLGQQLKGESSTSGSRLLAHNVATETSFFVRALQQAGFIVIGQTNFPEFGFKNITDAQLYGPARNPWNLDYQPGGSSGGAGASVAAGFVPIAAGSDGGGSIRIPSSWSGTIGLKPTRGRVPVGPSDWRSWQGAAIDFALTRSIADTATLLDSLQTLQPAAVFQTPLAQPGFAAQLSQKCRPGVIGFSTVSPVGTPVSPTAVAAVRDAAQFLEEQGYAVEEVKIPVDGVALMESYYTMNAGETAAFMSQLATSLQRKLTADDMELLTWALYQTGLKTSAAEYSLALAQWDQAAWQMAQLHAQYPVILTPTTAWPAPKVGDSLVSPEHVAKMQDIASLSPAAQKQLIYDQWLPALTRSPFTQQANLTGEPAISLPTAVTPEDLPLGIQFNAAKGQEAVLLQLGALFERANKLKWLHTTKL; this is translated from the coding sequence ATGACAGTGACAGATTGGGTCGGCACACCGGCACTCACTTGGGCGCGGCGCATTCGTGAAGGGGCGGTAACCAGCCAAGAGCTGATTACGGCGGCGTTTGCGGAGATCGACCGACAGAATCCAGAGTTAAATGCGGTCATTACCACGCGTAAGGCGCAGGCCATGGCCGAGGCAGCCGCTCAGACGGATACGGGCCAACCCTTTTTGGGAGTCCCGTTGCTGTTAAAGGGGCTGGGTCAGCAGCTTAAGGGGGAGTCGAGTACCAGTGGGTCGCGCCTCTTAGCGCATAACGTGGCCACGGAGACCAGCTTCTTCGTGCGGGCGTTACAGCAAGCGGGCTTCATCGTGATTGGTCAGACCAACTTTCCGGAATTCGGCTTTAAAAACATTACGGATGCCCAACTCTACGGGCCGGCCCGGAATCCTTGGAACTTAGACTACCAACCCGGTGGTTCTTCTGGGGGCGCTGGAGCCAGTGTGGCTGCGGGATTCGTCCCGATTGCGGCCGGTAGTGACGGGGGCGGGTCCATTCGGATTCCGTCGTCTTGGTCGGGAACGATTGGGTTGAAGCCCACGCGGGGCCGGGTTCCGGTCGGTCCCAGTGATTGGCGGTCGTGGCAGGGGGCGGCAATTGATTTTGCGTTGACCCGGTCAATTGCCGATACGGCGACCTTACTAGATAGCCTGCAGACCCTCCAGCCCGCGGCGGTCTTTCAGACGCCCCTGGCGCAACCAGGATTTGCGGCGCAACTTTCGCAGAAATGCCGACCAGGTGTGATTGGTTTCTCCACCGTTTCACCAGTGGGGACGCCGGTCAGCCCGACGGCAGTGGCGGCGGTTCGTGACGCGGCTCAGTTCTTAGAAGAACAGGGTTACGCCGTGGAAGAAGTGAAGATCCCCGTAGATGGCGTGGCCTTAATGGAAAGTTATTACACCATGAACGCGGGTGAAACGGCGGCGTTCATGAGTCAACTGGCTACGAGCCTGCAGCGAAAGCTGACGGCCGATGACATGGAGTTATTGACCTGGGCGTTGTACCAGACGGGGCTTAAGACGAGTGCCGCTGAATACAGCCTAGCGTTGGCACAATGGGATCAGGCGGCCTGGCAGATGGCCCAACTCCATGCCCAGTACCCGGTGATCTTAACGCCAACGACGGCTTGGCCGGCGCCTAAGGTGGGGGATTCGCTGGTGTCGCCCGAACACGTTGCGAAGATGCAAGACATTGCTAGCTTGAGCCCGGCAGCCCAAAAGCAGCTGATCTATGACCAATGGTTACCGGCACTGACCCGTTCGCCCTTTACCCAACAGGCGAACTTAACGGGGGAGCCCGCCATTAGTTTACCGACGGCAGTAACCCCTGAGGACTTGCCCCTGGGAATCCAGTTCAACGCGGCTAAGGGCCAAGAAGCGGTCTTGTTACAACTTGGGGCTTTATTCGAACGGGCGAACAAGTTAAAATGGTTACACACAACTAAATTGTAG
- a CDS encoding peptide ABC transporter substrate-binding protein: MRGKHFGILLGLTLLVVGGLAACGKSNSSSSSSTKLAADQSVKLSAKSEVTTLDVSKAADSTSLTMLYHTQEGLFRLGKDEKLINALATKTTVSNGGKRYVFDLRKTNHWNDGKPVTAHDFVYSWRRTVTPKTASEYAYLMAGVKNFDQIKNGKLAPSQLGVKALGDYRLEVTLSKPVAYFKLLLAFPTFFPQEESVVTKEGSHYGHSSSATAYDGPFKMTKWQGTSQNWTLVKNPKFWDKRQIHLNKLNFQVVADPATGLSLFQKKSLDATTLDGTQVANLKNNPNLKTYVGGTTYYMQMNQKRVKALKNLKVRQALSLAIDKKQLASHVLRDGSKAPLGFVSQNLTRNPKTKADFARDAYVKQGVAYDLPQAKKLMKAGLKATGTKQLTLTLLSDDLPGTKTVAQYLQAELNKLPNVKITLNSLPYKTRLSRSNAGNFDLVISSWGADFADPINFLSLMSTGNTNNNGGFSDAQYDAAIQKSENQDANRPTARYQDLVTAEKRLMTQQGVVPLYQPATVELWNAKVSGYVWNPAGMSRGYQWMEVHQ, from the coding sequence TTGAGAGGAAAGCATTTTGGTATCTTACTAGGACTGACCCTGCTGGTCGTGGGGGGCTTGGCGGCTTGCGGCAAATCTAATTCGTCGTCTTCATCGTCGACCAAGCTAGCGGCTGATCAATCCGTTAAGTTATCTGCCAAGTCAGAGGTGACGACCTTGGACGTTTCTAAGGCGGCCGATTCGACCAGTCTGACCATGCTCTACCACACCCAAGAGGGGTTGTTTCGGTTAGGTAAGGATGAAAAGTTGATTAACGCTCTGGCAACTAAGACTACGGTGTCTAACGGGGGCAAGCGCTACGTGTTTGATCTGCGGAAGACCAATCACTGGAACGACGGGAAGCCCGTTACGGCGCACGACTTTGTCTATTCGTGGCGGCGAACGGTGACCCCCAAGACGGCTTCTGAGTACGCCTACTTGATGGCCGGTGTGAAGAACTTTGATCAGATTAAAAACGGGAAACTGGCACCGTCCCAATTAGGGGTCAAGGCGTTAGGGGATTATCGCCTAGAAGTCACGTTGAGTAAGCCCGTGGCGTACTTCAAACTCTTGCTGGCCTTCCCAACTTTCTTCCCGCAAGAAGAATCCGTAGTGACTAAGGAAGGTAGCCATTATGGTCATTCCAGCAGTGCGACGGCTTACGATGGTCCGTTCAAGATGACTAAGTGGCAAGGTACGTCGCAGAACTGGACGTTAGTGAAGAACCCCAAGTTCTGGGATAAGCGGCAGATTCATCTGAACAAGCTGAACTTCCAGGTCGTAGCGGATCCAGCAACGGGTCTTAGCCTCTTCCAGAAGAAGTCCTTGGATGCCACGACGCTGGACGGGACTCAGGTGGCGAACCTGAAGAATAACCCTAATCTGAAGACTTACGTTGGCGGAACCACGTACTACATGCAGATGAACCAAAAGCGGGTCAAGGCTCTAAAGAACCTGAAGGTCCGGCAAGCCTTGTCCTTGGCAATCGATAAAAAGCAGCTGGCCAGTCACGTCTTACGGGACGGGTCCAAGGCACCGCTAGGCTTTGTATCCCAGAACCTGACGCGCAATCCTAAGACTAAGGCTGACTTTGCCCGGGATGCTTATGTTAAGCAGGGAGTGGCCTACGACCTGCCCCAGGCTAAGAAGCTGATGAAGGCGGGGTTAAAGGCCACGGGGACCAAGCAGTTGACGTTGACCTTACTGAGTGATGATTTACCAGGAACCAAGACGGTCGCACAGTACCTGCAGGCCGAATTGAACAAGTTACCCAACGTGAAGATCACGCTCAACTCGCTACCATATAAGACGCGGCTGAGTCGGTCGAACGCCGGGAATTTTGATTTGGTCATCTCTAGTTGGGGTGCTGATTTCGCGGATCCCATCAACTTCTTATCGTTGATGAGTACTGGCAACACCAATAACAATGGTGGGTTTAGCGATGCGCAGTACGACGCCGCCATTCAAAAGTCGGAGAATCAGGATGCCAACCGGCCAACTGCCCGTTATCAGGACTTGGTCACGGCCGAGAAGCGATTGATGACCCAACAAGGGGTCGTACCGTTGTATCAACCGGCCACCGTTGAGTTGTGGAACGCCAAGGTGAGCGGCTACGTCTGGAACCCGGCGGGGATGAGCCGGGGTTACCAGTGGATGGAAGTTCACCAGTAA